From Electrophorus electricus isolate fEleEle1 chromosome 8, fEleEle1.pri, whole genome shotgun sequence, the proteins below share one genomic window:
- the LOC118241853 gene encoding cell surface A33 antigen-like, with protein sequence MCVSAGCMLVEKKKTDYITACTGDSVLLPCSCTDGHTKPESFTWKKHNTNRNSWDVISSESEQYRNRVQLGTAHSPGNLSLHISHLTEEDEGVYRCYFNQWKYKNIKLTIKVLEHNRETKHITAHTGDSVLLPYSCTDLHAKPVNFTWKKYNPNSKTWEVISSESEQYRNRVQLGIVHSPGNLSLLISHLTEEDEGDYDCMHKEYEQLYIRLTFKGK encoded by the exons atgtgtgtttctgcaggctgcatgttggtagagaaaaagaagacagactacatcactgcatgcacaggagactcagtactgctgccctgctcctgtacTGACGGACACACCAAACCTGAGAGTTTCACCTGgaagaaacacaacacaaacagaaactcaTGGGATGTGatctccagtgagagtgaacagtacagaaacagagttcagctgggtactgctcactctccaggaaatctctctctacacatatcacacctgactgaagaggatgagggagtCTACAGGTGTTATTTTAACCAGtggaaatataaaaacatcaaaCTCACCATTAAAG TATTGGAACACAACAGGGAgacaaaacacatcactgcacacacaggagactcagtactgctACCCTACAGCTGCACAGACCTACACGCCAAACCTGTAAATTTCACCTGGAAGAAATACAACccaaacagtaaaacatggGAAGTGatctccagtgagagtgaacagtacagaaacagagttcagctgGGTATTGTTCACtctccaggaaatctctctctactcatatcacacctgactgaggaagatgagggagaTTACGATTGTATGCATAAGGAATATGAACAACTATACATCAGACTTACTTTTAAAGGTAAGTAA